A segment of the Chitinivorax sp. PXF-14 genome:
TCCCGGCAAGCCCTTGATGAGCGGCTTCGACCCGGCCGACCTGCGCGTCGTTGCGACCTTGCCGCAAGCCAAGTGGGACGCGGTGCGCGGCGGTGCCGGCGCCAAGGTCGAGATCCCGGCGCTGAACCGCTGGCTGGTGCCGACACACGTGACGGTGCTGCCCGTTGCCGACGCGCGTCGCCATACCGCCCAGGTCAGGCTGGACCTGCCGGCCGATACCCGCAACGTGGTGCCGGGCATGTTCGCGCGCGCCCATTTCGTCACCGGCGAGGCGCGCAAGCTGCTGGTGCCGGCGGCCGCCGTGCTGCGCCGCTCCGAGCTGACCGCCGTCTACGTGATCGGCCCCGGCGAGCGCACGGCGCTGCGCCAGGTGCGCCTGGGGGACGCGGCCGGGGAGGCCGGCATTGAGGTGCTGGCCGGGCTCAAGGCTGGCGAACGTGTCGCGCTCGAGCCGGTGAAAGCCGGCCTGGCCCGCTGAGGACCGCGCCATGGGCATCTCGGGCCGTATCGCCAAGCTGTTCCTGCAATCCCAGTTGACCCCGCTGATCGCGCTGGTGGCGCTGCTGCTGGGGCTGTTCGCCGTGTGGGTGACGCCCAAGGAGGAGGAGCCGCAGATCAACGTCACCATGGCCAATGTGTTCATCCCGTTCCCCGGCGCCTCGGCCAAGGATGTCGAGGCGCTCGTGGCCACGCCGGCCGAGCAGGTGCTGGCGCAGATACAAGGGCTCGACCATGTGTATTCGGTGTCGCGCCCCGGCCTTGCCGTGCTCACCGTCCAGTACAAGGTCGGCGTGAGCCGCGAGACGGCGCTGGTGCGGCTGTGGGATGCGATCCACGCCAATCGCGACTGGGTGTCGGCCCAGCTGGGCGTGGGCGAGCCCATCATCAAGGCCAAGGGCATCGACGACGTGCCCATCGTCGCGCTGACGCTGTCCACCGCCGATGCCGAGCGCGGCGCCTTCGATCTCGAACGCGTCGCCCATGCGCTGGAAGTCGAACTCAAGCGCGTGCCCGGCACGCGCGAGGTGAGCACGATCGGCGGCCCTGGGCGCAAGCTGCGCGTGCTGCTCGACGCCGACAAGCTGGCCGCGTTCGGCGTGTCTGCGCTGGAGATCCAGCAGGCGCTGCAACTGTCGAACATCGCGTTGCCGGCGGGCTCGCTCGTGCGCGACAACCAGCAGGTCGAGGTCGAGACCGGCAACTACCTCGAAAACGCCAGGGATGTGGCCAGCCTCGTGGTCGGCATGGCGCAGGGCAACCCGGTCTACCTGTCCGACGTCGCACGCATCGTCGATGGCCCGGACCAGCCTGTACGCTATGTCTGGAGCGGTGCCGGCGCGGCCGCCAAGGGCGCGGGCGGCGAGCAGCCGGCCGTGACGCTGGCGATCACCAAGAAGCCCGGCGAGAACGCGGTCGACGTCGCCCACGCGGTGCTGGCGCGCGTGGCCGAGCTGCGTGGCGCGGTGATTCCCGATGGCGTCGAGGTCACGGTCACGCGTAACTATGGAGAGACGGCCAACGATAAGGCGATGAAGCTGATCCAGAAGCTCGCCTTCGCCACGCTGTCGGTGGTGGCGCTGGTGTTCATGGCGCTCGGCCGGCGCGAGGCGGTGATCGTCGGCGGCGCGGTGATCCTGACGCTGGCGGCGACGCTGTTCGCCTCGTGGGCCTGGGGCTTCACGCTGAACCGGGTATCGCTGTTCGCGCTGATCTTCTCGATCGGCATCCTCGTCGACGATGCGATCGTGGTGGTCGAGAACATCCACCGCCATCGCCAGCTCGAGCCCGGCAAGCCGCTGGCCGAGATCATCCCGGCGGCGGTGGACGAGGTCGGCGGGCCGACCATCCTCGCCACCTTCACGGTGATCGCCGCGCTGCTGCCGATGGCCTTCGTGTCGGGGCTGATGGGGCCGTACATGAGCCCGATCCCGATCAACTCCAGCCTGGGTATGGTGATCTCGCTGGCGATCGCCTTCATCGTCACGCCCTGGCTCGCGCTCAGGCTGACCGGCAAGCACGCAGCGGTCCACGGCGCGCAGGAAGAGGCCGCCCAGCACGGCAGGCTGATGCGCCTGTTCACGCGCATCATGTCGCCATTCCTCGACGACAGCCATGGCCGCCGCCAGCGCCACAAGCTGTATCTCGGCATCGTGGTGGCGATCGTGCTGTCGGTGTCGCTGGCCGGTTTCAAGCTGGTGGTGATGAAGATGCTGCCGTTCGACAACAAGTCCGAATTCCAGGTGGTGGTCGACATGCCGGCCGGCACGCCGCTCGAACAGACGGCGGCCGTGCTGCACGAGCTCGGCGCCGAAGTGGCGCGCGTGCCCGAGGTGACGGATTACCAGGCCTATGCGGGCACCGCCGCGCCGATCAATTTCAACGGCCTGGTGCGCCAGTACTACCTGCGCCAGGCGGCCGAGCTCGGCGACCTGCAGGTGAACCTGCTGGACAAGCACCATCGCAGCCGGAAGAGCCACGAGATTGCGCAGCAGGTGCGGCCGGCGCTCGAAAAGATCGCCGCGCGCCACGGCGCCAAGCTCAAGGTGGTGGAGGTGCCGCCCGGGCCGCCGGTGATGAGCCCGATCGTGGCCGAGGTCTATGGCCCCGACGAAGCGGGGCGCATCGCGGTTACCAAACGTCTGCGCGAGCATTTTCGGCAGACCGCCGACATCGTCGCGATCGACGATTCGGTCGAGGATGCGGCGCCCAAGCTGCGGCTCAAGGTCGACCAGGCCAAGGCGGCCCAGCTCGGCGTGGCGCAGCGCGACATCGTGGCGACCATGCGTGTCGGCCTCAATGGCAGTCCGGTCACGCCGCTGCATGACGGCCAGGCCAAGTACGAGGTGCCGGTAACGCTGACGCTGCCGCCCGAGCGCCAGTCCAACCTCGACGAGCTGCTCAAGCTCGCGGTGAAGGCGCAGGACGGTACGCTGGTGCCCTTGTCCGAGCTGGTCCGCGTGCAGCCGGCGAGCCACGAGCGCGCGCTGTTCCACAAGGATCTGCTGCCGCTGGTTTACGTCATGGGCGACATGGCCGGCCGGCTCGACAGCCCGCTCTACGGCATGTTCGCGATCCGCGGCGCGGCCGTCGGCGAGGCGCTGCCCGAGGGCGGCAGGCTGACCGATTACTTCATCCGCCAGCCGTCCGACCCCTATCGCGGCTATGCGATCAAGTGGGACGG
Coding sequences within it:
- a CDS encoding efflux RND transporter permease subunit — translated: MGISGRIAKLFLQSQLTPLIALVALLLGLFAVWVTPKEEEPQINVTMANVFIPFPGASAKDVEALVATPAEQVLAQIQGLDHVYSVSRPGLAVLTVQYKVGVSRETALVRLWDAIHANRDWVSAQLGVGEPIIKAKGIDDVPIVALTLSTADAERGAFDLERVAHALEVELKRVPGTREVSTIGGPGRKLRVLLDADKLAAFGVSALEIQQALQLSNIALPAGSLVRDNQQVEVETGNYLENARDVASLVVGMAQGNPVYLSDVARIVDGPDQPVRYVWSGAGAAAKGAGGEQPAVTLAITKKPGENAVDVAHAVLARVAELRGAVIPDGVEVTVTRNYGETANDKAMKLIQKLAFATLSVVALVFMALGRREAVIVGGAVILTLAATLFASWAWGFTLNRVSLFALIFSIGILVDDAIVVVENIHRHRQLEPGKPLAEIIPAAVDEVGGPTILATFTVIAALLPMAFVSGLMGPYMSPIPINSSLGMVISLAIAFIVTPWLALRLTGKHAAVHGAQEEAAQHGRLMRLFTRIMSPFLDDSHGRRQRHKLYLGIVVAIVLSVSLAGFKLVVMKMLPFDNKSEFQVVVDMPAGTPLEQTAAVLHELGAEVARVPEVTDYQAYAGTAAPINFNGLVRQYYLRQAAELGDLQVNLLDKHHRSRKSHEIAQQVRPALEKIAARHGAKLKVVEVPPGPPVMSPIVAEVYGPDEAGRIAVTKRLREHFRQTADIVAIDDSVEDAAPKLRLKVDQAKAAQLGVAQRDIVATMRVGLNGSPVTPLHDGQAKYEVPVTLTLPPERQSNLDELLKLAVKAQDGTLVPLSELVRVQPASHERALFHKDLLPLVYVMGDMAGRLDSPLYGMFAIRGAAVGEALPEGGRLTDYFIRQPSDPYRGYAIKWDGEWQVTYETFRDMGIAYGVGLILIYLLVVAQFKSYLTPAIIMAPIPLTVIGVMPGHALLGAQFTATSMIGMIALAGIIVRNSILLVDFIKLQLAAGMAFKQAVIEAAATRAKPIVLTGVAAMMGAFFILDDPIFNGLAISLIFGILVSTVLTLVLIPLLYYAAYSRRPDISGQA